One window of the Zea mays cultivar B73 chromosome 3, Zm-B73-REFERENCE-NAM-5.0, whole genome shotgun sequence genome contains the following:
- the LOC100382244 gene encoding Amino acid permease 8-like has translation MDKSAVAAYDVERGDYEEEHERRGTVWTATAHIVTAVIGSGVLALAWSVAQLGWVAGTLALAGFACVTYYTSTLLANAYRAPHPVTGDRNRTYMDAVRSYLSPREVFMCGIAQYVNLWGTMVGYTITATISMAAIRQSNCFRRSGAGAHCDAPGTVLMLAFGVVQVVLSQFPGLEHITWLSVVAAVMSFAYSFIGLGLSVGQWVSHGGGLGGRIAGAAAASPTRKLWNVLLALGNIAFAYTFAEVLIEIQDTLKSPPPENRTMKKAAMYGIGATTIFYISVGCAGYAAFGSDAPGNILTAGGLGPFWLVDIANMCLILHLIGAYQVYAQPIFASVERWAASRWPEAKFISSAYTVSIPLMQRGSVTVAPYKLVLRTVLVAATTVVALMIPFFNAVLGLLGAFSFWPLTVYFPISMHIAQDKITRGTKWYLLQALSMVCLMISVAVGIGSVTDIVDSLKVSSNPLKTVS, from the exons ATGGACAAGAGCGCGGTGGCGGCATACGACGTCGAGCGGGGCGACTACGAGGAGGAGCACGAACGGAGAG GGACGGTATGGACGGCGACGGCGCACATTGTGACGGCGGTGATCGGCTCCGGCGTGCTGGCGCTGGCCTGGAGCGTGGCGCAGCTGGGCTGGGTCGCGGGGACCCTCGCGCTCGCCGGCTTCGCCTGCGTCACCTACTACACCTCCACGCTGCTCGCCAACGCCTACCGCGCGCCGCACCCCGTCACCGGCGACAGGAACCGCACCTACATGGACGCCGTCAGATCGTACCTCA GTCCCAGGGAGGTGTTCATGTGCGGGATCGCGCAGTACGTGAACCTGTGGGGCACCATGGTTGGGTACACCATCACGGCGACCATAAGCATGGC CGCGATCAGGCAGTCCAACTGCTTCCGCCGGAGCGGCGCCGGCGCGCACTGCGACGCGCCGGGGACCGTGCTCATGCTGGCGTTCGGTGTGGTCCAGGTGGTCCTGTCCCAGTTCCCCGGCCTGGAGCACATCACCTGGCTCTCCGTCGTCGCGGCGGTCATGTCGTTCGCCTACTCCTTCATCGGCCTCGGCCTCTCGGTGGGGCAGTGGGTGTCTCACGGCGGCGGCCTCGGCGGCAGGATCGCTGGTGCTGCCGCGGCGTCCCCCACCAGAAAGCTCTGGAACGTGCTTCTTGCCCTGGGGAACATTGCCTTCGCCTACACTTTCGCTGAAGTGCTAATTGAGATCCAG GACACGCTCAAGTCACCGCCACCGGAGAACAGGACGATGAAGAAGGCAGCGATGTACGGGATTGGAGCCACTACCATCTTCTACATCTCTGTTGGCTGCGCTGGGTACGCTGCGTTTGGTTCAGATGCTCCGGGCAACATCCTGACGGCAGGCGGGTTGGGTCCCTTCTGGCTCGTCGACATTGCCAACATGTGCCTCATCCTCCACCTGATCGGTGCATACCAG GTATATGCGCAGCCTATCTTTGCTTCGGTTGAGAGGTGGGCTGCCTCCCGGTGGCCGGAGGCCAAGTTCATCAGCAGCGCGTACACCGTCAGCATCCCGCTCATGCAGAGAGGATCGGTGACCGTGGCGCCTTACAAGCTCGTCCTAAGGACTGTTCTAGTCGCCGCGACGACTGTGGTGGCGCTGATGATACCCTTCTTCAACGCTGTGCTGGGGCTCCTCGGCGCATTCAGCTTCTGGCCGCTCACGGTTTACTTCCCCATAAGCATGCACATTGCCCAGGACAAGATCACCAGGGGGACCAAGTGGTACCTTCTGCAGGCTTTGAGCATGGTCTGTTTGATGATTTCAGTGGCCGTGGGTATAGGCTCTGTGACTGACATTGTCGATAGCCTCAAGGTCTCTTCCAACCCTTTAAAAACTGTAAGCTAA
- the LOC103650929 gene encoding receptor protein-tyrosine kinase CEPR2, with protein sequence MVYFKMHFWLVLVLCSFRASKSLPLDRDILLGIRGYLKDPQNYLHNWDESHSPCQFYGVTCDHNSGDVIGISLSNISLSGTISSSFSLLGQLRTLELGANSISGTVPAALADCTNLQVLNLSMNSLTGELPDLSALVNLRVLDLSTNSFNGAFPTWVSKLPGLTELGLGENSFDEGDVPESIGDLKNLTWLFLGQCNLRGEIPASVFDLVSLGTLDFSRNQITGVFPKAISKLRNLWKIELYQNNLTGEIPQELATLTLLSEFDVSRNQLTGMLPKEIGSLKKLRIFHIYHNNFFGELPEELGNLQFLESFSTYENQFSGKFPANLGRFSPLNTIDISENYFSGEFPRFLCQNNKLQFLLALTNNFSGEFPASYSSCKTLQRFRISQNQFSGSIPAGLWGLPNAVIIDVADNAFSGGIFSDIGFSVTLNQLYVQNNYFIGELPVELGRLTLLQKLVASNNRLSGQIPRQIGRLKQLTYLHLEHNALEGPIPRMCSSMVDLNLAENSLTGDIPDTLVSLVSLNSLNISHNMISGGIPEGLQSLKLSDIDFSQNELSGPVPPQLLMIAGDYAFSENAGLCVADTSEGWKQSITNLKPCQWSDNRDNLSRRRLLVLVTVVSLVVLLFGLACLSYENYRLEELNRKGDTESGSDTDLKWALETFHPPELDPEEISNLDGESLIGCGGTGKVYRLELSKGRGTVAVKELWKRDDAKVLNAEINTLGKIRHRNILKLNAFLTGASNFLVYEYVVNGNLYDAIRREFKAGHPELDWDKRCRIAVGVAKAIMYLHHDCSPAIIHRDIKSTNILLDEKYEAKLADFGIAKMVEGSTLSCFAGTHDYMAPELAYSLNATEKSDVYNFGVVLLELLTGHSPTDQQFGGEKDIVSWVSFHLAEKDPAAVLDPKVSNDASDHNHMMKALHIAILCTTQLPSERPTMREIVKMLTDIDPSSTARRAKNKTDK encoded by the exons ATGGTGTATTTTAAAATGCATTTCTGGTTAGTCCTTGTGCTCTGCAGTTTCCGAGCATCAAAATCCCTACCTCTGGATAGAGATATACTTTTGGGCATCAGAGGCTATCTGAAAGATCCACAGAATTACCTACACAACTGGGATGAATCCCACTCACCGTGCCAATTCTACGGTGTTACATGTGACCACAATTCTGGCGATGTCATCGGGATATCACTCTCAAATATCTCGCTGTCAGGCACTATATCATCTTCATTTTCTCTTCTTGGACAATTACGCACTCTGGAGCTTGGGGCAAACTCCATCTCAGGAACTGTTCCTGCTGCGCTAGCCGACTGCACAAATCTGCAGGTACTTAATCTGTCAATGAACAGTTTAACTGGTGAATTGCCTGATCTTTCAGCATTGGTCAACCTACGAGTTCTGGACTTGTCGACCAATAGTTTCAATGGGGCATTCCCAACATGGGTCAGCAAATTACCAGGTCTAACTGAACTAGGCCTTGGAGAGAACAGCTTCGACGAAGGTGATGTTCCGGAAAGCATTGGAGACCTGAAGAACTTAACGTGGCTGTTCTTGGGACAATGCAATCTTAGGGGAGAGATACCAGCTTCAGTCTTCGATTTGGTATCACTCGGGACACTGGACTTCTCACGCAACCAAATTACTGGTGTATTCCCGAAGGCAATATCTAAACTGAGGAACTTATGGAAGATTGAGCTCTACCAGAACAACTTGACTGGTGAAATTCCTCAAGAGCTTGCAACTCTAACCTTGTTATCTGAGTTTGATGTTTCTCGGAATCAGCTGACTGGCATGCTGCCTAAGGAGATTGGCAGCCTGAAGAAGCTGAGGATATTCCAtatataccacaacaacttctttGGTGAACTTCCTGAAGAGTTGGGGAACCTGCAGTTTCTTGAGTCATTCTCAACCTATGAAAATCAGTTCTCAGGAAAGTTCCCTGCCAACCTGGGTCGATTCTCACCACTCAACACAATCGACATATCCGAGAATTACTTTTCTGGCGAATTTCCAAGATTCTTGTGCCAAAACAACAAGCTCCAGTTCTTATTGGCTTTGACCAACAACTTTTCAGGTGAATTCCCCGCTTCTTACTCTTCTTGCAAGACACTTCAGAGGTTCAGAATAAGTCAAAATCAATTCAGTGGGAGTATTCCTGCTGGCTTGTGGGGATTGCCTAATGCTGTGATAATTGATGTTGCTGATAATGCATTTAGTGGGGGCATATTTTCTGATATAGGCTTTTCAGTTACTCTGAACCAGCTGTATGTTCAGAACAACTACTTCATCGGGGAGCTTCCAGTAGAGCTAGGGAGGCTCACCCTGCTTCAGAAGTTGGTTGCTTCGAACAACAGACTCTCTGGCCAAATACCTAGACAGATTGGAAGACTCAAGCAGCTTACTTACCTACATTTGGAACATAACGCATTGGAAGGGCCAATACCACGTATGTGCAGTAGCATGGTTGACCTGAATCTTGCAGAGAATTCCTTGACTGGGGACATTCCAGACACACTGGTCTCCCTTGTCTCTCTGAATTCACTCAATATATCCCATAACATGatctctggtggcattcctgaagGTCTGCAGTCACTGAAGCTGAGTGATATCGATTTCTCCCAGAATGAGTTGTCTGGCCCAGTCCCTCCCCAACTCTTGATGATAGCTGGAGATTATGCATTCTCTGAAAATGCTGGCCTTTGTGTTGCAGACACTTCAGAAGGCTGGAAACAAAGTATCACTAATCTAAAACCTTGTCAGTGGTCCGATAACCGTGACAACTTGTCAAGGAGACGACTCCTTGTTCTGGTAACTGTGGTATCTTTAGTTGTCCTCCTGTTTGGGTTGGCGTGTCTAAGCTATGAAAATTATAGGCTAGAAGAGCTCAACAGAAAAGGGGATACTGAGAGTGGCAGTGACACTGATTTGAAGTGGGCTCTCGAGACATTCCATCCCCCAGAACTTGACCCCGAGGAGATATccaacttggatggagagagtttGATTGGCTGTGGAGGCACTGGCAAAGTTTACAGGCTAGAATTGAGCAAGGGAAGGGGAACTGTGGCTGTGAAGGAGTTGTGGAAGCGTGATGACGCAAAGGTCTTGAACGCTGAGATAAATACCCTTGGGAAGATACGCCATCGGAACATTTTGAAACTCAATGCATTTTTGACCGGAGCATCAAATTTTCTGGTTTATGAGTATGTGGTGAACGGCAATCTGTATGACGCTATTCGCCGTGAGTTCAAAGCTGGACACCCGGAACTTGACTGGGACAAGAGGTGCCGGATTGCGGTTGGGGTTGCAAAGGCCATCATGTACCTTCACCACGACTGCTCCCCGGCCATAATTCATCGGGACATAAAGTCAACCAACATTCTGCTGGACGAGAAGTATGAAGCTAAGCTTGCAGATTTCGGTATCGCCAAAATGGTGGAAGGTTCGACGCTTAGCTGCTTCGCTGGTACGCATGACTACATGGCTCCTG AGCTTGCGTATTCTCTAAACGCGACTGAGAAGAGCGATGTTTACAACTTCGGTGTCGTACTGCTAGAGTTGCTTACAGGACATAGCCCAACTGATCAACAATTTGGCGGTGAAAAAGACATTGTGTCCTGGGTTTCATTCCATTTGGCAGAGAAAGACCCTGCTGCTGTTCTTGACCCGAAAGTAAGCAATGATGCATCGGATCACAATCACATGATGAAGGCGTTGCATATTGCTATTCTTTGTACCACTCAGCTTCCATCTGAACGACCGACGATGAGAGAGATCGTGAAAATGCTCACCGACATTGATCCTAGCTCCACAGCTAGGAGGGCAAAGAACAAGACTGATAAGTAA